Proteins found in one Oncorhynchus tshawytscha isolate Ot180627B linkage group LG25, Otsh_v2.0, whole genome shotgun sequence genomic segment:
- the LOC112224484 gene encoding NHP2-like protein 1, whose translation MTEAEVNPKAYPLADATLSKTILDLVQQASNYKQLRKGANEATKTLNRGISEFIVMAADAEPLEIILHLPLLCEDKNVPYVFVRSKQALGRACGVSRPVIATSITIKEGSQLKPQIQSTQMAIERLLV comes from the exons ATG ACTGAAGCCGAAGTGAATCCCAAGGCCTACCCCCTGGCCGACGCCACACTTTCCAAAACCATCCTGGACCTTGTGCAGCAAGCCTCCAACTACAAACAGTTGAGGAAAGGGGCCAATGAGG CCACCAAGACATTGAACCGTGGTATCTCTGAGTTCATTGTGATGGCTGCTGATGCTGAGCCACTGGAGATCATCCTCCACCTGCCGCTGCTTTGCGAGGACAAGAACGTCCCCTACGTGTTTGTGCGCTCTAAGCAGGCCCTGGGGCGTGCCTGTGGGGTCTCCCGCCCCGTCATCGCCACCTCAATCACCATCAAGGAGGGATCTCAGCTGAAGCCCCAGATCCAGTCTACCCAGATGGCCATTGAGAGACTGCTGGTTTGA